In a single window of the Callithrix jacchus isolate 240 chromosome 1, calJac240_pri, whole genome shotgun sequence genome:
- the LOC100415731 gene encoding uncharacterized protein LOC100415731 isoform X5 codes for MYRIGLEARIRIVRAGKAEARQECAQEWGAQPLRGMPCVLFYGRPAPAQQMRITRWVERVDSGLAGRARSWAAKRRRKKICRSENEAPIQDPEEGRTARIAEEMSPHELLQEENRQNLGLSTNLKQVEDEKNSFWEQLEKKEATHNLEKQIATLHAQVADMKKRIDSVGCLETAKEVKRQLRDDLEGRPEKMENTKTWLQRELDKQRQRVCNLQEKQKKFDQLLAEEKTISAKYAEERDRAEAEAQEKETKALSLARALKEAMEQKVELERLNKQFRVEMEDIMSSKGKSVHELKPRWLLEQQVKELKTQLEELEDELQDTENANLQLEVNLQAMKIQFERDLQGRDEQSEEKQQQLVRQVREMEAELEDERKRHSMAVAARKKLEIDLEAHIDSANKNWDEAIEQLWKWRAQVKHCMRELDDTRASREEILAQAKENERNLKSVEAEMIHLHKLLAEEKTISAKYAEERDRAEARAREKETKVLLLARALKEAMEQKVELERLNKQFRVEMEDIMSSKGKSVHELKSRWLLEQQVKELKTQLEELEDELQDTENANLQLEVNLQAMKIQFERDLQGRDEQSEEKQQQLARQVREMEAELEDERKRHSMAVAARKKLEIDLEAHIDSANRNWDEAIEQLWKWRLLAEEKTISAKYAEERDRAEARAREETKALSLARALKEAMEQKVELERLNKQFRVEMEDIMSSKGKSVHELKSRRLLEQQVDELKTQLEELEDELQDTENANLQLEVNLQAMKIQFERDLQGRDEQSEEKQQQLVRQVREMEAELEDERKRHSMAVAARKKLEIDLEAHIDSANRNWDEAIEQLRKRRAQVKHCMRELDDTRTSREEILAPAKENERNLKSVEAEMICLHEELAAAERAKRQARQEQDDLLVDLDHQRQIVCHLEKQKFDQLLAEEKTISAKYAEERDRAEAEAREKETKALSLARALKEAMEQKVELERLNKQFRVEMEDIMSSKGKSVHELKPRWLLEQQVDELKTQLEELEDELQDTENANLQLEVNLQAMKIQFERDLQGRDEQSEEKQQQLVRQVREMEAELEDERKRHSMAVAARKKLEIDLEAHIDSANRNWDEAIEQLRKRRVHELKPRWLLEQQVELKTQLEELEDELQDTENANLQLEVNLQAMKIQFERDLQGRDEQSEEKQQQLVRQAWGPAVCPDDCSDEEVDGKVDGTEAKLLNKPPLLQPETHGQADTAASPSQTLPHTSPDLGTVVNVPPTPIPSPSRHEGSLPAR; via the exons ATGTACAGGATTGGTTTGGAAGCCAGAATTAGGATTGTCAGAGCTGGGAAAGCAGAAGCAAGGCAAGAGTGTGCACAGGAGTGGGGCGCACAGCCGCTCCGTGGTATGCCGTGTGTCCTCTTTTACGGCAGGCCAGCTCCAGCCCAGCAGATGAGAATCACCAGATGGGTGGAAAGAGTGGATTCAG GTTTGGCTGGCCGCGCCAGGAGCTGGGCAGCAAAAAGGAGGCGTAAGAAAATTTGCCGCAGTGAAAATGAAG CTCCCATTCAAGACCCGGAGGAGGGTAGGACTGCGAGGATTGCGGAGGAGATGTCACCTCac GAGCTGCTGCAGGAGGAGAACCGGCAGAATCTGGGCCTGAGCACCAACCTCAAGCAGGTGGAGGATGAGAAGAATTCCTTCTGGGAACAGCTGGAGAAGAAGGAGGCCACGCACAACCTTGAGAAGCAGATTGCCACCCTCCACGCCCAG GTGGCCGACATGAAGAAGAGAATTGACAGTGTGGGGTGCCTGGAAACCGCAAAGGAGGTGAAGAGGCAGCTCCGGGATGACCTGGAGGGTCGACCTGAGAAGATGGAGAATACCAAGACATGGCTGCAGCGGGAGCTGGACAAGCAGCGCCAGAGGGTGTGCAACCTGCAGGAGAAGCAGAAGAAGTTTGACCAG ctcctggcagaGGAGAAGACCATCTCTGCCAAGTATGCAGAGGAGCGTGACCGGGCCGAGGCCGAGGCCCAAGAGAAGGAGACCAAGGCGCTGTCGCTGGCCCGGGCCCTGAAGGAAGCCATGGAGCAGAAAGTGGAGCTGGAGCGGCTCAACAAGCAGTTCCGCGTGGAGATGGAGGACATCATGAGCTCCAAGGGCAAGAGC GTCCATGAGCTGAAGCCCAGGTGGCTTCTGGAGCAGCAGGTGAAGGAGTtgaagacccagctggaggagctggaggatgAGCTGCAGGACACTGAAAATGCCAATCTGCAGCTGGAGGTCAACCTGCAGGCCATGAAGATCCAGTTCGAGCGGGACCTGCAGGGCCGGGACGAGCAGagtgaggagaagcagcagcagctggtcaGACAG GTgcgggagatggaggcagagctggaggaCGAGAGGAAGAGGCACTCCATGGCAGTGGCCGCCCGGAAGAAGCTGGAGATTGACCTGGAGGCGCACATTGACTCGGCCAACAAGAACTGGGATGAAGCCATCGAGCAGCTGTGGAAGTGGCGG gcccaggtTAAACACTGCATGCGTGAGCTGGACGACACACGCGCCTCTCGCGAGGAGATCCTGGCCCAGGCCAAAGAGAATGAGAGGAACCTGAAGAGTGTGGAGGCTGAGATGATCCACTTGCACAAG ctcctggcagaGGAGAAGACCATCTCTGCCAAGTATGCAGAGGAGCGTGACCGGGCCGAGGCCAGGGCCCGAGAGAAGGAGACCAAGGTGCTGTTGCTGGCCCGGGCCCTGAAGGAAGCCATGGAGCAGAAAGTGGAGCTGGAGCGGCTCAACAAGCAGTTCCGCGTGGAGATGGAGGACATCATGAGCTCCAAGGGCAAGAGC GTCCATGAGCTGAAGTCCAGGTGGCTTCTGGAGCAGCAGGTGAAGGAGTtgaagacccagctggaggagttGGAGGATGAGCTGCAGGACACTGAAAATGCCAATCTGCAGCTGGAGGTCAACCTGCAGGCCATGAAGATCCAGTTCGAGCGGGACCTGCAGGGCCGGGACGAGCAGAgcgaggagaagcagcagcagctggccAGACAG GTgcgggagatggaggcagagctggaggaCGAGAGGAAGAGGCACTCCATGGCAGTGGCCGCCCGGAAGAAGCTGGAGATTGACCTGGAGGCACACATTGACTCGGCCAACAGGAACTGGGATGAAGCCATCGAGCAGCTGTGGAAGTGGCGG ctcctggcagaGGAGAAAACCATCTCTGCCAAGTATGCAGAGGAGCGTGACCGGGCCGAGGCCAGGGCCCGAGAGGAGACCAAGGCGCTATCGCTGGCCCGGGCCCTGAAGGAAGCCATGGAGCAGAAAGTGGAGCTGGAGCGGCTCAACAAGCAGTTCCGCGTGGAGATGGAGGACATCATGAGCTCCAAGGGCAAGAGC GTCCATGAGCTGAAGTCCAGGCGGCTTCTGGAGCAGCAGGTGGACGAGTtgaagacccagctggaggagctggaggatgAGCTGCAGGACACTGAAAATGCCAATCTGCAGCTGGAGGTCAACCTGCAGGCCATGAAGATCCAGTTCGAGCGGGACCTGCAGGGCCGGGACGAGCAGagtgaggagaagcagcagcagctggtcaGACAG GTgcgggagatggaggcagagctggaggaCGAGAGGAAGAGGCACTCCATGGCAGTGGCCGCCCGGAAGAAGCTGGAGATTGACCTGGAGGCGCACATTGACTCGGCCAACAGGAACTGGGATGAAGCCATCGAGCAGCTGCGGAAGCGGCGG gcccaggtTAAACACTGCATGCGTGAGCTGGACGACACACGCACCTCTCGCGAGGAGATCCTGGCCCCGGCCAAAGAGAATGAGAGGAACCTGAAGAGTGTGGAGGCCGAGATGATCTGCTTGCACGAG GAACTGGCAGCCGCGGAGCGTGCCAAGCGCCAGGCCCGGCAGGAGCAGGACGACCTGCTTGTGGACCTGGACCACCAGCGCCAGATAGTGTGCCACCTGGAGAAGCAGAAGTTTGACCAG ctcctggcagaGGAGAAGACCATCTCTGCCAAGTATGCAGAGGAGCGTGACCGGGCCGAGGCCGAGGCCCGAGAGAAGGAGACCAAGGCGCTGTCGCTGGCCCGGGCCCTGAAGGAAGCCATGGAGCAGAAAGTGGAGCTGGAGCGGCTCAACAAGCAGTTCCGCGTGGAGATGGAGGACATCATGAGCTCCAAGGGCAAGAGC GTCCATGAGCTGAAGCCCAGGTGGCTTCTGGAGCAGCAGGTGGACGAGTtgaagacccagctggaggagctggaggatgAGCTGCAGGACACTGAAAATGCCAATCTGCAGCTGGAGGTCAACCTGCAGGCCATGAAGATCCAGTTCGAGCGGGACCTGCAGGGCCGGGACGAGCAGagtgaggagaagcagcagcagctggtcaGACAG GTgcgggagatggaggcagagctggaggaCGAGAGGAAGAGGCACTCCATGGCAGTGGCCGCCCGGAAGAAGCTGGAGATTGACCTGGAGGCGCACATTGACTCGGCCAACAGGAACTGGGATGAAGCCATCGAGCAGCTGCGGAAGCGGCGG GTCCATGAGCTGAAGCCCAGGTGGCTTCTGGAGCAGCAGGTGGAGTtgaagacccagctggaggagctggaggatgAGCTGCAGGACACTGAAAATGCCAATCTGCAGCTGGAGGTCAACCTGCAGGCCATGAAGATCCAGTTCGAGCGGGACCTGCAGGGCCGGGACGAGCAGagtgaggagaagcagcagcagctggtcaGACAG GCATGGGGACCTGCCGTTTGCCCCGACGATTGCTCGGATGAGGAGGTGGATGGCAAAGTAGATGGAACTGAGGCCAAACTTCTGAATAAGCCTCCTCTCCTGCAGCCTGAGACACATGGACAGGCGGacactgcagcctccccttccCAGACCCTGCCGCACACCTCCCCCGACCTTGGGACTGTTGTGAACGTGCCTCCCACGCCCATACCGTCTCCCTCCAGGCACGAGGGTAGTTTACCTGCACGGTAG
- the LOC100415731 gene encoding uncharacterized protein LOC100415731 isoform X1 → MYRIGLEARIRIVRAGKAEARQECAQEWGAQPLRGMPCVLFYGRPAPAQQMRITRWVERVDSGLAGRARSWAAKRRRKKICRSENEAPIQDPEEGRTARIAEEMSPHELLQEENRQNLGLSTNLKQVEDEKNSFWEQLEKKEATHNLEKQIATLHAQVADMKKRIDSVGCLETAKEVKRQLRDDLEGRPEKMENTKTWLQRELDKQRQRVCNLQEKQKKFDQLLAEEKTISAKYAEERDRAEAEAQEKETKALSLARALKEAMEQKVELERLNKQFRVEMEDIMSSKGKSVHELKPRWLLEQQVKELKTQLEELEDELQDTENANLQLEVNLQAMKIQFERDLQGRDEQSEEKQQQLVRQVREMEAELEDERKRHSMAVAARKKLEIDLEAHIDSANKNWDEAIEQLWKWRAQVKHCMRELDDTRASREEILAQAKENERNLKSVEAEMIHLHKLLAEEKTISAKYAEERDRAEARAREKETKVLLLARALKEAMEQKVELERLNKQFRVEMEDIMSSKGKSVHELKSRWLLEQQVKELKTQLEELEDELQDTENANLQLEVNLQAMKIQFERDLQGRDEQSEEKQQQLARQVREMEAELEDERKRHSMAVAARKKLEIDLEAHIDSANRNWDEAIEQLWKWRAQVKHCMRELDDTRASREEILAQAKENERNLKSVEAEMIHLHKLLAEEKTISAKYAEERDRAEARAREETKALSLARALKEAMEQKVELERLNKQFRVEMEDIMSSKGKSVHELKSRRLLEQQVDELKTQLEELEDELQDTENANLQLEVNLQAMKIQFERDLQGRDEQSEEKQQQLVRQVREMEAELEDERKRHSMAVAARKKLEIDLEAHIDSANRNWDEAIEQLRKRRAQVKHCMRELDDTRTSREEILAPAKENERNLKSVEAEMICLHEELAAAERAKRQARQEQDDLLVDLDHQRQIVCHLEKQKFDQLLAEEKTISAKYAEERDRAEAEAREKETKALSLARALKEAMEQKVELERLNKQFRVEMEDIMSSKGKSVHELKPRWLLEQQVDELKTQLEELEDELQDTENANLQLEVNLQAMKIQFERDLQGRDEQSEEKQQQLVRQVREMEAELEDERKRHSMAVAARKKLEIDLEAHIDSANRNWDEAIEQLRKRRVHELKPRWLLEQQVELKTQLEELEDELQDTENANLQLEVNLQAMKIQFERDLQGRDEQSEEKQQQLVRQAWGPAVCPDDCSDEEVDGKVDGTEAKLLNKPPLLQPETHGQADTAASPSQTLPHTSPDLGTVVNVPPTPIPSPSRHEGSLPAR, encoded by the exons ATGTACAGGATTGGTTTGGAAGCCAGAATTAGGATTGTCAGAGCTGGGAAAGCAGAAGCAAGGCAAGAGTGTGCACAGGAGTGGGGCGCACAGCCGCTCCGTGGTATGCCGTGTGTCCTCTTTTACGGCAGGCCAGCTCCAGCCCAGCAGATGAGAATCACCAGATGGGTGGAAAGAGTGGATTCAG GTTTGGCTGGCCGCGCCAGGAGCTGGGCAGCAAAAAGGAGGCGTAAGAAAATTTGCCGCAGTGAAAATGAAG CTCCCATTCAAGACCCGGAGGAGGGTAGGACTGCGAGGATTGCGGAGGAGATGTCACCTCac GAGCTGCTGCAGGAGGAGAACCGGCAGAATCTGGGCCTGAGCACCAACCTCAAGCAGGTGGAGGATGAGAAGAATTCCTTCTGGGAACAGCTGGAGAAGAAGGAGGCCACGCACAACCTTGAGAAGCAGATTGCCACCCTCCACGCCCAG GTGGCCGACATGAAGAAGAGAATTGACAGTGTGGGGTGCCTGGAAACCGCAAAGGAGGTGAAGAGGCAGCTCCGGGATGACCTGGAGGGTCGACCTGAGAAGATGGAGAATACCAAGACATGGCTGCAGCGGGAGCTGGACAAGCAGCGCCAGAGGGTGTGCAACCTGCAGGAGAAGCAGAAGAAGTTTGACCAG ctcctggcagaGGAGAAGACCATCTCTGCCAAGTATGCAGAGGAGCGTGACCGGGCCGAGGCCGAGGCCCAAGAGAAGGAGACCAAGGCGCTGTCGCTGGCCCGGGCCCTGAAGGAAGCCATGGAGCAGAAAGTGGAGCTGGAGCGGCTCAACAAGCAGTTCCGCGTGGAGATGGAGGACATCATGAGCTCCAAGGGCAAGAGC GTCCATGAGCTGAAGCCCAGGTGGCTTCTGGAGCAGCAGGTGAAGGAGTtgaagacccagctggaggagctggaggatgAGCTGCAGGACACTGAAAATGCCAATCTGCAGCTGGAGGTCAACCTGCAGGCCATGAAGATCCAGTTCGAGCGGGACCTGCAGGGCCGGGACGAGCAGagtgaggagaagcagcagcagctggtcaGACAG GTgcgggagatggaggcagagctggaggaCGAGAGGAAGAGGCACTCCATGGCAGTGGCCGCCCGGAAGAAGCTGGAGATTGACCTGGAGGCGCACATTGACTCGGCCAACAAGAACTGGGATGAAGCCATCGAGCAGCTGTGGAAGTGGCGG gcccaggtTAAACACTGCATGCGTGAGCTGGACGACACACGCGCCTCTCGCGAGGAGATCCTGGCCCAGGCCAAAGAGAATGAGAGGAACCTGAAGAGTGTGGAGGCTGAGATGATCCACTTGCACAAG ctcctggcagaGGAGAAGACCATCTCTGCCAAGTATGCAGAGGAGCGTGACCGGGCCGAGGCCAGGGCCCGAGAGAAGGAGACCAAGGTGCTGTTGCTGGCCCGGGCCCTGAAGGAAGCCATGGAGCAGAAAGTGGAGCTGGAGCGGCTCAACAAGCAGTTCCGCGTGGAGATGGAGGACATCATGAGCTCCAAGGGCAAGAGC GTCCATGAGCTGAAGTCCAGGTGGCTTCTGGAGCAGCAGGTGAAGGAGTtgaagacccagctggaggagttGGAGGATGAGCTGCAGGACACTGAAAATGCCAATCTGCAGCTGGAGGTCAACCTGCAGGCCATGAAGATCCAGTTCGAGCGGGACCTGCAGGGCCGGGACGAGCAGAgcgaggagaagcagcagcagctggccAGACAG GTgcgggagatggaggcagagctggaggaCGAGAGGAAGAGGCACTCCATGGCAGTGGCCGCCCGGAAGAAGCTGGAGATTGACCTGGAGGCACACATTGACTCGGCCAACAGGAACTGGGATGAAGCCATCGAGCAGCTGTGGAAGTGGCGG gcccaggtTAAACACTGCATGCGTGAGCTGGACGACACACGCGCCTCTCGCGAGGAGATCCTGGCCCAGGCCAAAGAGAATGAGAGGAACCTGAAGAGTGTGGAGGCCGAGATGATCCACTTGCACAAG ctcctggcagaGGAGAAAACCATCTCTGCCAAGTATGCAGAGGAGCGTGACCGGGCCGAGGCCAGGGCCCGAGAGGAGACCAAGGCGCTATCGCTGGCCCGGGCCCTGAAGGAAGCCATGGAGCAGAAAGTGGAGCTGGAGCGGCTCAACAAGCAGTTCCGCGTGGAGATGGAGGACATCATGAGCTCCAAGGGCAAGAGC GTCCATGAGCTGAAGTCCAGGCGGCTTCTGGAGCAGCAGGTGGACGAGTtgaagacccagctggaggagctggaggatgAGCTGCAGGACACTGAAAATGCCAATCTGCAGCTGGAGGTCAACCTGCAGGCCATGAAGATCCAGTTCGAGCGGGACCTGCAGGGCCGGGACGAGCAGagtgaggagaagcagcagcagctggtcaGACAG GTgcgggagatggaggcagagctggaggaCGAGAGGAAGAGGCACTCCATGGCAGTGGCCGCCCGGAAGAAGCTGGAGATTGACCTGGAGGCGCACATTGACTCGGCCAACAGGAACTGGGATGAAGCCATCGAGCAGCTGCGGAAGCGGCGG gcccaggtTAAACACTGCATGCGTGAGCTGGACGACACACGCACCTCTCGCGAGGAGATCCTGGCCCCGGCCAAAGAGAATGAGAGGAACCTGAAGAGTGTGGAGGCCGAGATGATCTGCTTGCACGAG GAACTGGCAGCCGCGGAGCGTGCCAAGCGCCAGGCCCGGCAGGAGCAGGACGACCTGCTTGTGGACCTGGACCACCAGCGCCAGATAGTGTGCCACCTGGAGAAGCAGAAGTTTGACCAG ctcctggcagaGGAGAAGACCATCTCTGCCAAGTATGCAGAGGAGCGTGACCGGGCCGAGGCCGAGGCCCGAGAGAAGGAGACCAAGGCGCTGTCGCTGGCCCGGGCCCTGAAGGAAGCCATGGAGCAGAAAGTGGAGCTGGAGCGGCTCAACAAGCAGTTCCGCGTGGAGATGGAGGACATCATGAGCTCCAAGGGCAAGAGC GTCCATGAGCTGAAGCCCAGGTGGCTTCTGGAGCAGCAGGTGGACGAGTtgaagacccagctggaggagctggaggatgAGCTGCAGGACACTGAAAATGCCAATCTGCAGCTGGAGGTCAACCTGCAGGCCATGAAGATCCAGTTCGAGCGGGACCTGCAGGGCCGGGACGAGCAGagtgaggagaagcagcagcagctggtcaGACAG GTgcgggagatggaggcagagctggaggaCGAGAGGAAGAGGCACTCCATGGCAGTGGCCGCCCGGAAGAAGCTGGAGATTGACCTGGAGGCGCACATTGACTCGGCCAACAGGAACTGGGATGAAGCCATCGAGCAGCTGCGGAAGCGGCGG GTCCATGAGCTGAAGCCCAGGTGGCTTCTGGAGCAGCAGGTGGAGTtgaagacccagctggaggagctggaggatgAGCTGCAGGACACTGAAAATGCCAATCTGCAGCTGGAGGTCAACCTGCAGGCCATGAAGATCCAGTTCGAGCGGGACCTGCAGGGCCGGGACGAGCAGagtgaggagaagcagcagcagctggtcaGACAG GCATGGGGACCTGCCGTTTGCCCCGACGATTGCTCGGATGAGGAGGTGGATGGCAAAGTAGATGGAACTGAGGCCAAACTTCTGAATAAGCCTCCTCTCCTGCAGCCTGAGACACATGGACAGGCGGacactgcagcctccccttccCAGACCCTGCCGCACACCTCCCCCGACCTTGGGACTGTTGTGAACGTGCCTCCCACGCCCATACCGTCTCCCTCCAGGCACGAGGGTAGTTTACCTGCACGGTAG